A window of Sus scrofa isolate TJ Tabasco breed Duroc chromosome 15, Sscrofa11.1, whole genome shotgun sequence genomic DNA:
gATAATCAAAAAGGCAAAGCATTTTGGAAAGTTTATTGCCAGAGTCTATGAAACCACCTTTAAAAGAGAGATTCAATACCTGACTTTCTATCACCCTTAGTAGGCAGGAAGAAAGACATCATTTCCCAGCTTTGCTACGTTTAAAGCCAAACTTTTAAATGCCAGATTCCCCAGTGGTGCTGGCTGTTTAGTGCTTATCACACAAGGCTATATTAGTGAAGTTTTAACAAGCAAATGTCCAAGGGTGAATCAAGTTTTTTGATTTGAGGTTACCATACTGAATATTCTCTAGGGTTATTCCCACATTATTCTACAGTGAAACTGAGATTAAGCTTCCACTTATTTAAAGGGGATGATTCAAATAAGGCACACAAAGATTCATCTCAGGAAAATAGAATTAGCTTTTGCTTTAGTGGGCTTGATAACTTCTCAGTTCCAGTTAGCTTATAAATGCATCATAGACTCAAATTCATCAATTCTTTGCTTGGTGTTCCCCTTTCTGATTTTCCGATAGGATATCGTATTGTATCTTGAATAAGCATTTCTGGAGATATCACCCTTCTTTCCGAAGGGTGGCTGCTCATCAGGTGTGACAGGTTGGGAACTGGGGCTGCTCAGTGGAGAGTCCTCCCTTGCATGGCCTTCCTCTTTTAATTGAGaaccatcttcattttttttcttaaattcgaTCACTCGAacttcatcttcatcatctttgTAATCATCATCATCGTTATTAATTTCTTCATCCCAAACTTCTTGCTCATCATGCTTAGAACGGAACACATCAACTTGGCTAGGTTTCCGAAATCCTAACCATTCAATTTCAGTTGCCTGCTGAGCTTCATTCTTCAgatcctcattttctctctcttctagaGGCTGCTCAGCAATCCTTTCCTTTTGTCTACTTATTTCCTGGTTACTGCTCCTCAAAGGAATCTTCTCCCACTGATGCCCTGTAGCAAAATCAATGGGTAGTTGAGATGTGCAGAGATTCCAAAATACCCagatattttccaaattatatttcTAGACTACCACTTTctaacattttttgggggggatagtTTTCTGTGGGCTACTAATATGTTTTACACCATAAAACAGGATACACCATCAAATTAGTGTGGACAAACACTGCATTAAACTCAGTTAAGTATACTTCTTCAGAATTTATCCAAGCCTTTAAAGTGTGACTAAGTACTAGCATCCAAGTAAGACAGCAATGAAACCTCATTGGACTGTGGAACTTTCTTGTTGTGTACAGATGGAATTCTCTGaaacatagtttaaaatattctctctAGCCTGTCATGGCTGGATATgtgactatactaaaaaaaatatttgaacctATCTCCtattaccacacacacacacacacagccactgATTTCTAGAGAGCtaagatttaaaaatcatattgagGCCATATTATCATAGTGCTAATTTAGCCTATTGTTTTAGGTCCTATTGATGACtaattgacacacacacacacgcacacccctcaaggaaaattaagaaaatatctcACCGTATAAAAAGGCTTTCTTCCAATAGTAAAATCAATGACTGCCATGACTGgtcacactttgagtagcaaatTCTGCATCTACCACCACGTTTCTTAGAGTTGTCCTTAAGTACCCACGTAGTGGAGAAACAGGGAACCACCAATGATCAAGAGTCATGTGCTTGGCTAACGGAGGCACCAAGTCCACCAAAGGACACACAACTAGTTTGAGATTGGCCACTGCTTTCTAGTGAGCTAAGATTTAAAAATCGTATTGAGGCCATGTTATCACAGTGCTAACTTAGCCTATTGTTTTAGATAGGTCCTACTGATGACTAATTGACACAAGCTATTTGGTACTATGAAGTGACTTTTAAAAGGCTCATTTACTTCACGGCAAATTTCACTTTTCAAACCGATTATATCAGCATACCCTCaatcatatttattgagcatgcaAAAATGAGTTAATAACAAGAGAGTAGAGGTTGTTTTCAGAGCTTTCACCCCTAAAGGACTTCTGTGGGACACTTCAGCCTGCAGTGTACATGATTCGGGATTGTGTTTGCTATTCCCTCTCAATACCACAGCAGTCTTTAAATACAGTGACAGGTACCCTTCCTCTTTGCCCT
This region includes:
- the ERMN gene encoding ermin, coding for MTDIPVTFSRVECNGDAPPENGQQKFAEIPEEASDVDGTPPYCRVEPRLENVPPEGNPEQSEKLQGNIQLNSPMDEKILKEKPEENLYIVRKAITDLSLQETSVDEMTFRGGHQWEKIPLRSSNQEISRQKERIAEQPLEERENEDLKNEAQQATEIEWLGFRKPSQVDVFRSKHDEQEVWDEEINNDDDDYKDDEDEVRVIEFKKKNEDGSQLKEEGHAREDSPLSSPSSQPVTPDEQPPFGKKGDISRNAYSRYNTISYRKIRKGNTKQRIDEFESMMHL